AGGCGTAACGGCAACAGAACAGCGTAGGTCAGGAGCTGGATACAGTGCGAACCGTGACCATTGGCGACATTAGCATCGGGCCCGGGCGACCGCTGGCGCTGATTGCCGGTCCGTGCGTGATCGAGTCGGAAGAGCTGGTGCTGCGCACAGCGGCGGAAGTGCAGAAAATCGCCCGGCGCGTCGGGATGCCGTTCATTTTCAAGTCCTCGTACCTGAAGGACAATCGCTCGTCGGCCAATTCCTATCAGGGCCCGGGCTTGGAGAAGGGGCTGCGCATCCTGCAGAAGGTGAAGGAAGAGATAGGCGTGCCGGTCCTTTCGGACATCCATGACCAGCATGAGGCGGAGCCGGCGGCAGAGGTGCTGGATGTGATCCAGATCCCTGCCTACCTATCCATGCAGACCAGCCTGACCCTTGCCGCGGCCCGGACCGGCAAGGCGCTCAACATCAAGAAGGGTCAGTTCCTCGACCCCACCGACATGAAGCACGTCATCGGCAAGGTGGAGGGCGTTGGCAACCACAACATCCTCCTCACCGAGCGTGGCACTTTCTTCGGCTACCACAACCTGGTTGTGGACTTTCGCTCTTTTGCCATCATGCGTGGCCTCGGCTATCCGGTAGTGTTTGACCCGACCCACGCGATACGGGTCTATGGGGTACCTTCCAGTGACCCCGCGGGTGGGCGGCCGGAGTTTGTACCGGGCCTGGCGCGGGCAGCAGTGGCGGCAGGGTGCGAGGCGGTGTTCATCGAGACGCATCCCAACTGCCGGGAAGCGCTGTGCGACGCAGCCAGCATGTGGCCCCTGGACAGGTTAGAGCGGCTGCTCATCCACCTGCGGCGCATGGACGAGCTTCGCCGCGAGCTCGAAGCGAAACAGCCCATCACGTGAGTGCAGTCATGCGCGTTCGTCTGTTCCAACTGCTTGCGCTCACCTCGGCCTTCGCCGTGGGTCTCTCCCAGACGAGCGCGCAGACCGCCGTCACCGTGGCAGTGCTGGAGTTCCAGAACGTCAGCGGGATCAAAGACTGGGACAGGCTCTGCGCACTCGTGCCGGAGATGCTCAAAACGGAGCTTTCGCGCTCACCCTACCTTCAGGTGCTTGAGCGCAGTACACTGGACGGGGTAATGCAGGAGTTGGCGCTGGCACAGAGTGGGCTGTTGAACGAGGAACAGGCGCTGGCGGTCGGGCAGATGGCGGGCGCGCGCTACGTGATTCAGGGCGCCATTGGTCGCTCCGCGGGTGCACTGCGCCTCGATGCCCACATCGTCGAAGTGAGCAGTGGTAGGGTGCTGGGCGAGAAGGTAGAGGGCCACGGCTATCAGGCCTTGCCGCAGATGGTGGGCCTGTTGGCGCAGAACATCGTGTACGATCTGACGGGCAATGGCCAATATCAACAGCAGGTCCGATTGCGCACCTACCCGGCCTCGTTTGCACTGGGTGTCACCGGAGTGTGCGGCTTAGCGACGCTCATCACGCACCTCAACTACCGCGAGGCATACCATGAGTATCAGCAGGCTACGCGCCTGGCGGACTTTGACCGCACTTACGACCGTGCCAATAGCTACATGAAGGCGCGCAATGTGCTGCTGGGTGTCACAGGCGTCGCCGGCATGGTGACTCTTGCCCTGATTGCCGCCAACAGGACGGAGTCGAACTACGTGGTGGCCGCTGCGGCAGAGCCACGGACGAACCGATTGTCCCTGCGCCCTGAATGGGATGGCGCAGGGGTACGCTTGGCGCTCAGCTACAGGTGGTGAAATATGCCTGGTCCAGTGCGCCTCGCTGTGGTCCTCTTGGCATTGGCCTGCCAGTGCGGGGACCTGCCGCGGGACAACCCCCTGGACCCCAAGAACCCGCGTAGCCAGCGGGAGCGCGTGATCTTGGCCGAGGCATTCGTCAGCGACGATCCGGCTGCTGCCTACTGCGGTTATGCGCTTGATGCTCTCGCCCAGCTCGAAGCGGAAGTAGGCAGCGCTCATCTGCTCATCGCCGAGTACCACTTGCCGAATCCTGGCAAGTGGGTCGATCCACATGCGGTGCCCGAGGCGCGCCTGCGGTACGAAGAACTGGCCCAGACGGGCCTCGGCATTCCCGATGTTTTCTTTGACGGTCCCGCAGGTCGGGTACAAGGCGCGTACAGTGCCGCTACTGCCTATGACCGCTACCGGCGGCTCTATGACGCGCACCGCACGAGTGCGGGGCTGTTCACCATCGAGGGGGAGGTGGCGCGTACCAACGCCGAGGTGAAGGTGCAGGTGAGCCTGGCCAGGCTTGGTTCGCAGCCCGCCCGTGCTCTCTTGCTGCGTGCAGTGCTGGTGCGCGACCTGGGCATGGATAGGCACCACCACGTGGTGAAGGCTGTCTTTTCGGGCCAACGGGTAGAGGATTTGCAGGCCGGTGAGGTGGTGCAAAGTACTTTCCTGTTACCGGCAAGTGCAGTCAGTGGCGGCGATGAGTCGCTCATTGTCTTTGTCGAGTCCGGAGAAGGGGCCAATCGTGTGGTGGAACAGGCCGCTTCGCTTAGGCTTTAGGGCCAAAGTGCCAAAGGGTAACAAGCAGCGATGAAGCACTGCCGGACAACGGTGATCGTCGTGGCAGCGCTTCTGTCCGGCTGCAGTCTGGTGGAGAAGCTGGCCAATCGGCCACCGGTCATCGTGCGCGTCTACGCCCTGGACAATGACCTTTACCCTGGCGATACCACCACGGTCATCGTCGAGGCCGAAGACCCGGACGGGGACCTCTTGTCGTATCAATGGAATACGACCGGCGGGGCGTTCGTTGGCTCAGCGCAAGGGGCGCGTGCCCTGTGGCAGGCACCAACGCAGCCTGGCTCCTACCAGCTGACCGTCACGGTGCGCGACGAGAACGGTGCGCAGGTTACCGGTTCGCTGACCGTGGTGGTAGCCAGCGAAGAGCCACCGCAGGTAACTATTGTGCGACCGCGCGAAGGAGAGGCCCTGCCAGGACTGGGCACGTTTCGCGTGGAGGCGCGGGTGACGCACCCCACCAGTCCCATCGAGCGGGTGGAGTTTTGCGTTGATGGCACGCTGCTTTTCACGGACACTGCTGCAGAAGGCAATCTGTACGCCTTTCTTTGGAATCTGGACGGCCTTTCCGGGCCGAAGACAGTGGTTGCAAAGGGGTATCGATTGCACCCGCCTGGGCCCCCGGGTGCCGATTCGGTGCACGTGGTCATCGAGGGGGTGACCCCTTTTCCAAGGTGAACGCTCCATGGAAGCTACCATTGCGTCTTTGTCGAATGCGAATGCTGAAGCTGCGCAGGCGATTGCTACAGGAAAACGAGTCCTGGAGATCGAGGCGCGCGCCCTCCACGCCTTGGTCGACAGGGTGGGTGACTCCTTCGTCAAGGCTGTAGACTTGCTGTATAACTGCCGGGGTCGGGTGATCGTGACCGGCATGGGCAAGTCGGGGATTGTTGCCTCGAAGATCGCCGCCACGCTGACCAGCACCGGCACGGCGGCCATCTTTATGCACGCAGCCGAAGGGGTGCACGGCGACCTGGGCTTGGTGCGCAAGGACGACGTGGTCATCTGCGTGTCGAAAAGCGGCAACACTGGCGAACTGACGCGCCTCTTCCCGGCGTTGCGGAGGATCGGGGTGCCCATCATCTCGTTGATTGGCAACCTCCGTTCCGCGCTGGCCGAACGCAGCGACGTGGTGCTCGACGTGAGCGTGCAGGAAGAGGCCTGTCCCAACGACCTCGCCCCCACTGCCAGCAGCACCGCCGCCTTAGCCATGGGGGATGCTCTGGCGGTGGCGCTTTTGGAGCGGCGTCGCTTCAGCCCGGAGGATTTCGCCTTTCTCCATCCCGGGGGCTCGCTGGGCAAGAGACTGCGCCTCAAGGTGGACGACATCATGTTCACCGGCGAGAAAGTGGCCAAGGTGAAACTTGATACGCCGCTGCGCGAGGCCATCCTCGAGATAACCCGCAAACGCTTCGGTGGCACGTGCGTGGTAGACGACCAGGAGGTGCTGCGCGGCATCATTACCGACGGCGACCTGCGCCGGCTCATGGAGCGGGACTTTGACGTGCGCACGCTCACCGCTGCCGACGTCATGAACGACAAGCCGAAGACAGTGCAAGCGGGGTCTATGGCTATCGACGCGCTGCGCATCATGGAGGACCTCAATATCATGCAGATCGTGGTGGTGGACAAGGAGAACCACCCGGTGGGGATGATTCACCTCCACGATTTCCTGGAAGCTGGAGTTTCATGAGACTGAGGGTTTTGGTCGCAGCCGGCCTGGTGGCGCTCATGGTCGCCTGTGCGCGAAAGGAAGCGCCGCGGACTACTGCCCGTCCGCCTGAGGGGAGGCCGGTGGAGCAGGAGGGCTGGCATTCGCGCGTGGTGAGCACCAAGGAGGGAAGACCCACAGCCATCATCAAGTACGGGCACATGGTCAAGTACAAGGGGGACAGAGTCTATCGGTTCGACCAGGGCGTGGAAGTAGATTTGTTCAACGACGAGGGGGCGCGTCTGTCGCACGTCACTGCCGACTCGGGCGTGATGCACGAAGCCTCCTACGACGTCGAGGCGCACGGCAATGTGGTGGTGGTTTCCGACAGCGGCGTGGTGCTGCTCACGCAACGGCTTTTCTACACCAAAGAAAACGACAAGGTCTACTCTGATGCCCCGGTGACGATCGTGCGCGGTCCGGGCGACACCCTTTACGGAAAAGGGTTCGAGTCTGACAAGAACTTGCGCAACTACACGTTCTACGAACCGCGCGGCGTTACAGAGCGTAAGATCGACCTCGACCTCGAGCGGCAGGTTCGACCCAAACGGGTGCGCGCGGACTCCGCTGCTGGGGTGAGCGGACCTCCGTCGGGTGGGACACCGGAGTAGCCAGGGGGTGGAAGATGAGGATGGGTGGGGTCGGAAGCGATCGTCAGCGACTCGCACTTATTTTGGGCGTCATGCTCGTCGTCGGGGGCAGCCTTCGCGCCCAGGTGCAGGATGAGCGGCTGCGGCTTGTCAGAGCGGCGCGCCTGAGCGGACAGACAGTCGACGGGCGGGTTCTGCAGAGACTCGAAGGGGACGTGCTTTTCCGTCAGGGGCAGGCTACCATGTCGTGCGAGCAGGCGCTCCGCGACGAAGCAGCAGGCACGGTGGTGTTCATGGGCCGCGTGCGCATCGATACCGGAAGGCGCAGGCTGTATGCCGAGCGCGTCGCGTACAACGAGTTCAGCCGGGTGGAAGAGGCAGAGGGGCATCCGGTGGTCTACGATAGCACGCGACGGCTGGCAGCCGAGAGGCTGACCTACTTCGAGCCAGAAGAGCGGGCGCTGGCCGTAGGGCGGGTCGTCCTTGCGGACACCGCGCGTTTCACCACGCTCACGTGCGGCCGAGCGGAATACTTTCGCGCCACCGGCTATGCGGTGGCCACCCATTCCCCGCGTCTGGTCAAGACCGACAGCACCGGCGGCGATTCGCTGGTGCTATCGGGCGACAAAATGGAAGTGTTCGACGCAGGCGCACGCGCCCTGGTCACCGACAGCGTCACGCTCAGGAAGGGGCGCCTGGTGGTCCGCTGTGGCAGAGCGGAGTACTTTGACGATGAGGAGAAAGTGCTCCTCACTGCCGCGCCTCATGGCGTGTACGGCCAGGACCATATCCGCGGCACGACAATGGAGGTGTACCTCAGTGGACAGGAGGTGCGCAGAATCGTCGTCCAAGGCGACGCGCTGATCACCTCGCCCAGTGACTCACTCAACCCGGAGACGCGCGTGAATCGCCTTACCGGGCAACGAGTGACCATCCAGCTGGCCGAGGAACAGATCCGAGAGATGACCATCGAGGAGCAGGCCACGAGCCTCTACCACGTGCTGGAAGAAGGCGAATTCAAGGGCGTCAATCTCATCAGCGGCGACCGGATACTCCTTTACCTTGAGGACGGCAAGTTGCGCCGTGTGCGCATCGAGAGCGCTCCAGGTAAGACCAGCGGTGTCTTTTATCCGCCGCGCTTAGAAGGTGCCATTCCCGCTGACAATGGGCGAGGGACGAGACGAGCGACAGGATGACGCAGGCTGGAGGTGGTGACCACCGCATGCTCCTCCGCTCCGAGGAGCTGGTCAAGGTCTACAGCAAGAGAAAAGTGGTCAACGGGGTCTCCATCGAGGTCCGCCAGGGCGAGATCGTCGGACTGCTGGGGCCCAACGGAGCGGGCAAGACGACCACCTTCTACATGATCACCGGGATGATTCCTCCCACAGCCGGGAGGATCTTTCTGGACGATCGCGAGATCACGCACTTGCCCATGTACCGGCGGGCGCAGCTGGGAATTGCCTATCTATCGCAAGAGCCGTCGATCTTTCGCAAACTGACGGTGGAAGAGAACATTTTGGCCATCCTGGAGACGATGGACCTGACCCGCGAGGAGCGACGGCAGCGCCTTGAGGAGCTGCTCAACGAGCTGGATATTGCCCATCTGGCCAAGAACAAAGCCTATACCCTGTCCGGAGGGGAGAGGCGACGCGCCGAGATAACCAGGGCGTTGGTCACTAAGCCAAAGTTCATCTTGCTGGACGAGCCGTTTGCAGGCGTCGACCCCATTGCAGTGGAGGACATCCAGAGCATCGTGGCGCGCCTGAAAGAGAAAAACATCGGCGTGCTCATCACTGATCACAACGTGCATGAGACGCTTTCGATCACCGACAGGGCATATCTGCTCTACGAGGGGGTCGTCCTCAAGTCTGGGACCTCGGAGTTCTTAGCCAACGACCCCGAGGCCCGAAAGCTGTACCTGGGGGAGAAATTCCGCCTGGATCGTTGAGCGCATGCCCGGTGCCGTGCGAGTGCAGAGAAGGAATGCAAGAGACTGTTCGGGAACGTGGTAAAGGCATGAGGTGAGAACCAAGGGAAAGCGACAGTGGAAACCTGTGGGAGTAAGCGACTGTTGAATATTGGCATGTGGGTAGCTGAGGTGGAGAAGGGACGTTACTGCTGGCCCAGAAGGAAGGAGGTGCAGAGCGCATGGTAAATCTGTCGCAAAGACTGTCCATGCAGCTGCGGCAGTCACCGCAGCAAGTGCTGCTCTCTTCCTTGCTCCAGTTACCGATTCTCAGTCTTGAGCACCGCATCAACTTGGAGCTGGAGACCAATCCCCTTCTGGAAATCGACACGGAAATGGAAGAAGAACTGGAGCAGGAGGAAATTCCAGAGCAGACCTTAGAGCTGGAGAGTCCCGAGGAGTCTGATGAGCAGGAAGTCGACTATGATACCATTCACGACCAAAAAGAGGAACAGGAGATAGACTGGGAAACCGTGCTCAACGATCAGGATTCTTACGAGCACTGGATCCCCAGGGAGAAGGACGCGGAGCAGTTCGAGCGACCGGAGGTCTACCGCGAGACGCTCACCGACCACCTGCTCAATCAG
The Calditrichota bacterium genome window above contains:
- the kdsA gene encoding 3-deoxy-8-phosphooctulonate synthase, encoding MRTVTIGDISIGPGRPLALIAGPCVIESEELVLRTAAEVQKIARRVGMPFIFKSSYLKDNRSSANSYQGPGLEKGLRILQKVKEEIGVPVLSDIHDQHEAEPAAEVLDVIQIPAYLSMQTSLTLAAARTGKALNIKKGQFLDPTDMKHVIGKVEGVGNHNILLTERGTFFGYHNLVVDFRSFAIMRGLGYPVVFDPTHAIRVYGVPSSDPAGGRPEFVPGLARAAVAAGCEAVFIETHPNCREALCDAASMWPLDRLERLLIHLRRMDELRRELEAKQPIT
- a CDS encoding Ig-like domain-containing protein, producing the protein MKHCRTTVIVVAALLSGCSLVEKLANRPPVIVRVYALDNDLYPGDTTTVIVEAEDPDGDLLSYQWNTTGGAFVGSAQGARALWQAPTQPGSYQLTVTVRDENGAQVTGSLTVVVASEEPPQVTIVRPREGEALPGLGTFRVEARVTHPTSPIERVEFCVDGTLLFTDTAAEGNLYAFLWNLDGLSGPKTVVAKGYRLHPPGPPGADSVHVVIEGVTPFPR
- a CDS encoding KpsF/GutQ family sugar-phosphate isomerase: MEATIASLSNANAEAAQAIATGKRVLEIEARALHALVDRVGDSFVKAVDLLYNCRGRVIVTGMGKSGIVASKIAATLTSTGTAAIFMHAAEGVHGDLGLVRKDDVVICVSKSGNTGELTRLFPALRRIGVPIISLIGNLRSALAERSDVVLDVSVQEEACPNDLAPTASSTAALAMGDALAVALLERRRFSPEDFAFLHPGGSLGKRLRLKVDDIMFTGEKVAKVKLDTPLREAILEITRKRFGGTCVVDDQEVLRGIITDGDLRRLMERDFDVRTLTAADVMNDKPKTVQAGSMAIDALRIMEDLNIMQIVVVDKENHPVGMIHLHDFLEAGVS
- the lptC gene encoding LPS export ABC transporter periplasmic protein LptC; this translates as MRLRVLVAAGLVALMVACARKEAPRTTARPPEGRPVEQEGWHSRVVSTKEGRPTAIIKYGHMVKYKGDRVYRFDQGVEVDLFNDEGARLSHVTADSGVMHEASYDVEAHGNVVVVSDSGVVLLTQRLFYTKENDKVYSDAPVTIVRGPGDTLYGKGFESDKNLRNYTFYEPRGVTERKIDLDLERQVRPKRVRADSAAGVSGPPSGGTPE
- the lptB gene encoding LPS export ABC transporter ATP-binding protein, which encodes MLLRSEELVKVYSKRKVVNGVSIEVRQGEIVGLLGPNGAGKTTTFYMITGMIPPTAGRIFLDDREITHLPMYRRAQLGIAYLSQEPSIFRKLTVEENILAILETMDLTREERRQRLEELLNELDIAHLAKNKAYTLSGGERRRAEITRALVTKPKFILLDEPFAGVDPIAVEDIQSIVARLKEKNIGVLITDHNVHETLSITDRAYLLYEGVVLKSGTSEFLANDPEARKLYLGEKFRLDR